The sequence AATAACTCATGGCTTTATCATTTTACTTAATCGCACATTTGCAAGTGTATGCATCCTCTACCCTTTGTTAAACACACACCCTAAAGAACATTCACAAGGTAAAGTTTTTCCACACACTAAATATtgtggattttgtgtgtgttcactatGAAGACGTGCATTCATAGTGAAACCTGAAACCTATTTTTTATCTTCTCAGAACTGCAATGAACTCATCGCATGAATGCTCAGTGCCTTTTCATGTGACTGTGGTACAGAGTGCACTGATCAGTGTCAGTCTCTACTTCATAAATGGAGAAATCTGCCTGTATGTCTGTCAATTACCTCCACGACTGATTACCCtgaacacatttttgtgttggATGTAATTTGCACAATGTGCACATTCACTTATGTTGTTTACCTTGAAACATGGACCGATGTCCCTCCAGATTTTCACTATCCAGTGTCTTTTCAGTTGTTCATCAACTGGGAAGCAGTGAAATGACAACAATTTGTCAGTTTCCCTATGTCTATACGATGTACAATctggaacacagcagcacaccatGATAACAGCATCTGAGCTTCCCACCCTGAGTGTGACATCAGAGGCAAATGGCCACCATGTGAATCAACATACACTGCATGTTTATGAGTGATGCTGCTATGATAGAGAGATAGTGGGGATTTCCTAACATGACGTGCTGTGTTGTCCTGTGGCATGGCTGCTGCCAGGCCTGGGCATTCAGGGCTACAACCCTGGATACTTTTTTCCCAGTCCTGAACATTCCCAGCACGAAGCTGAATCCAGGGGCCAGATGCATGAAACTATGCATAAGTATTCTTTTTGTCAGATAATTTTTCATAGATTGTGTCATTCTGTTTTATAAAACTCAGTCATTGATGGACTAGCATATAGTGCACTAGTCTCTTTTCCACTCCCACAATTAACCATAAATGTATGAAGACACAACCAGGCATTTTTAGATCCATTTGCTGCCTGCTCCACCGGTCTTTACACCTGTCAAGCAAACAAAGGGGAAATAAAAAGTGCCGTTTCACTGATTGTGTTGTGTTCCCCAAGAGCCACAACAGCTGGCACTATGCATGACCATTACACATGGCTGTGCGGCTCTTCATACCATCCatattataattaattaatcacatCAACCTGTAAAGTGATATCTCAGAAATGTATCAATGATCAGTTTGTAGCACTCATATCTAAACCGGCATCACAAGGTGTGTCACAATGAGTAAAACAAAGAATATTAACAGCTGAGTAAAATGTTGACGCTGACTTATtgtaaattaaaacaatgacaaaaaattaCTCACAGAAAGGTAATTAATCAATGTCACTATAACAAATGTACAATAATTAGTGAAGATAATGAccacaaaaacatttcaccaTGACCAAGAGTAAGCTCCACCTAAGACATGTTGTTGTTACTGGCTGCTGTGGGGAACAGTATCACCTCAGGTTGGCCTATTGAGGTATGCCAAATCTGGGCCTTATCCATACACATTAAATGTTGACTTCAGTGAGCCcataacattttcatgtgacCTTTTGCACGCAAAACACATGTATACATGTTTACACATTTCACACAACAGGGACTGCATAAGTATTTCTAAATCTGGGACACCTTTTCCAGGCCCTCCACAATCAGGTCCATGTCCTTGATATCGTTTCTACCAGTCAAGCACGCGCCATCCTGGCATGAGCATTTCCCATTCACCACTACTTCTGATCTACGTCCCAAGCCTGATCCATTGAGGGCAGGAAGCTGGATGTTGGCTGGGAGCACAGCGTTCCCCTGGATCCGATGGGAATAGGTCCTCTGGCGCTCAATTACTGTAGAGCATAGCTGGAACTTGAATGCCGCCTGAAAGCCTCTTCGGAAGTTCTCGTTGAAGAACCCGTAGATGATGGGATTGACGCTGCTGTTGAAGAAGGCCAGCCAGTGAGCTAACGGATACACATAAATGTTAATGACGCGGTACTGGTGCTCTGTCAGGCTAGCATAGTCGCACAGCATCATCAGGGACCACAGAGGAAGCCAGGACAGGATGAAGAGCAGAGCCACGACCAGCAGCATCATTATtaccctcttcttcttcctagAAATGGAGTGACGATTCTCCATGCTTCGGGTCCCACCCTTGTGACTGCTGCCGTCTCCTGTCCCACTCCTACTGCCTGTCAATGGCGGCATTGTGGTCTTGAAGAGAGTGAAGCCGATGCGGACATACATGATGGCGATAAGGCTGAGAGGCGCTAGATAGATGTTTGCAAAAAGGACAGTTGTGTATATTTTCCGCATCTTCTGATTAGGCCAATTTTCTCTGCACCAGTAGAAGGGCCGGGTGAGATTGTCGGAACGCAGGACTATTCGGACCCTCTGCTCCTTGGTAACCTGCAGCATGACCCCAGAGGGACACATGATTGAGACGGCCAGGATCCATATAATGGCAATGATCAGTTTTGAGGTGGCAATGGTCATCCTCTGCTTGAAGGGGTAGACAATGCAGCGGAACCTGACAATAACAGAAGATGGGATTAGTTGATGAACATAAAGCAAGAGAAATCTGCCATAGTGGTTACTTGTTGATAATTTATGAGtgccaaacacacatgcatgcacacgcaacATGATAATCAGTTATGTTATTACCCCTCTCACCTGTCAACAGCTATTGCCACAAGAGTGAACACTGATGCCGACACAGATATCCCTTGAACCATACCACTTAACTTACACACTACACTTCCAAATGGCCACCctgcaaaaaagagagaaatatatatatatgtgaaaaTGGTATGAGACAATGAAAACCAGGTCAAACTAGTTCGAATAATACactctaaaacaacaaaacagcatcagaAGTGCATTGAAAATCACCAGTTCCTCAATTAAATAATGTTAATGTATTTAAGGTtggattttttccttttggagCTATGTCTTTTTATAGTAATAATTAGGGTATCTAATTTCTCACAAGCTGAATGCTGTTTAATTACCACAGCCAAAGCAGAAGCCAGGATTTTTGTAACCTATGTCCTCTACTAGGATTGTGTTTGGTCAGTGAACAGACTGACAAGACATTAGACTGACCAGACAATGGAAAGAATACAGATagtaaaacaaatacacaatcaGATAAGCTACAAATGTTCTGTCCAGAAGAGCCACAAAACGaagtatactgtatatagaagTATACAATTGGCCTGATTGTTGCTACTACTTTTCTATTACAGAGAATCCCGCTGGGATCAAAAAGTTCCTAGTAACGTCCCAGTAAAAAAACATcccagtaaaaaaataatagtcCTGGGGGATTTGCTGGCTGGCTCTTTGTCAGGATGTTACAACATCCATGTCTATGGCCATGGGATACTTTACCCTTTAAAGTCAAAGTTTTATGGCAAAGAATTTCCAGATTTTATTTGCAGAAAAGTCAAAGCCACAGTCCTCCCAtctacagatgtgtgtgtgcagtggcaCTGACCTGTTATAATGTTGTCCACCAGGGTGGTTGGCATGCAGAAGATGCCAACCAGAAGGTCACTGATGGCAAGGTTGAGAAGGAAAATGTTGGTGACCGTGCACATGTTCTTGCTGCGCAGCACAATGAAACACACCACTCCGTTGCCCACCATACACACCAGGAAGATGAGCAAATAGGAGACAGTGAAGACTGCAGCCACAGAGGGCTTGTGGAGGTAGAAATCCACATAGGTTATGTTCTGGTGGGTCAAAGGGCTTTCCTGCAACCTTGAGGAGCCGAAAAGATTTGCATCCTCCCATGTAGTGTTGAGACCCTGATTATGGGTCATAGTGAGAActgaaaagaaactgaaaagaaagggagagagagagagagagagagagagagagagagagagagagagagagagagagagagagagagagagagagagcgagagagaaattATCCATGTATGTTAAATATGTCCAATCACATATGCCTCTCCTAATAAAGCTGCACCTGCaggagtgtttgtgtttctgttagATATCCTCCTCTTATAAAACCTGCCAATTAGTCTCAAAGTCTCCTGCAAAGTAATCCTGCAGAATGCACAACAGAACCTCCCGAGAAATCAATACACCcatctttttgtcttttgatgaGTTTGTATTGCTTGATTCTGTCGagcacatgcactcacacacactctaataTCCGAGCAACAAGCTGACCGAAAACTCCAATCTTTATAACAGCATTGTGAAAGTGGGCTTGCACTGCCTCTTAACCCTGAGGCTGATTCTTGTGATTGACAAACTGGACACATTTCCGAAAGAACTGTGTGAATTTGCATTTCTTAAACTTTGTATGAGGCTGTTTTAATATCTTGTGCACAAAGAGAACTTGTATTCagtcttttttcttgtatttcaaATGTCCACTTATACATTTCAGCTCTTTTTTACTGTGCAGCTGCTCCTGAGAGATGGTCAGTGCAAAGTATCAGTCAAGTAGGTATGagaattgatttttgttttatggtGAGACCAAACCACATTAAAGGTTTTACTTATCATCAGTGCTGAATGAACCATTAGAATGCATCATGTAATGTACTTTAACAATCATACTTAACTAGAGTCTGCAAACCTGAAACAGGTTAAATAACTGAGCAACAGcggttgttgtgttttcctcccAGTGTCTTTATGAATAACTGTACAAAATGAAATTCCAACTGTACCGCTGTGATAAAGTAGGCTACAAATGCATTTGTCTGTGCACTGTAACCTTCATCTTTCTGTCATTCCTCAGCCCATCAGCCCAAAGTTCATCTTGCTGCCCATACCTTAGCTACCAAGAGCTACAATCAAATCACACTGGGAATTTCTTTGGGGATTCTATTGGGAATTGGTGTCAAGCTGCCTAAAGCTTTGTGAGTTTTGATGCTCGCCAAAAATTAATGACAAAATTTGGACAAggttcatttttaatgataattGGGGAGAAGGCATTGCTTTCCCTAGCCTCTTAATAGCACCCGCTATGTTTGTGATATTAATGTGAAGAAATGTATCAGGGTGAACTCCATAAGCCTTCACCTGAGTGTCAGGATCAAAGTCATGTTAAGAGTTCATCTTCCACCCCGCTGGTCCCATTGCTGAGTGTGTACACCTGAactttgctcaaacccacaaAACTTCATTTCCAATTTtagtgaagacatttttttgtaattgtgcagccacaaaacaatatCATCTTGGGTTTCAAtttttcactcaatataagccTGATGTTGATTTAATgtagcagatacagaatatgtatgacATTGtacaaagtgggaaaaaaaaaaaaactttctaaatttgaaattacatgaggaaaaaataaaggggaaaaaagggaaagaaaaaaaacatgctatgAGTAATACATTACGACAAATTTCGGATTTTTCAGATCAAAATTTTTGCGCTGTCACATAGCAGACAGCCTACTTAAATGTGTCACCCGAGCTCTGCCGCTTATTGAAGCAGTGATGCATTGATTTAAATAGAGTAGACTACCAACTTCAGGACACTATGGATCTCCAAAGCACGGATAAGAGGGACAATTATTATTGGCCTGTCGGTCACACAGTCATAAGTTCATAGAGTTAGTCCTTACCTTCTGAAAACAATCTCTGGCCGAAAGTCTCTCCTTTTTGGATGGCAGCCTGTGTCCGGTTGACAGAAAATCC comes from Myripristis murdjan chromosome 12, fMyrMur1.1, whole genome shotgun sequence and encodes:
- the LOC115368612 gene encoding neuropeptide FF receptor 2-like, producing MTHNQGLNTTWEDANLFGSSRLQESPLTHQNITYVDFYLHKPSVAAVFTVSYLLIFLVCMVGNGVVCFIVLRSKNMCTVTNIFLLNLAISDLLVGIFCMPTTLVDNIITGWPFGSVVCKLSGMVQGISVSASVFTLVAIAVDRFRCIVYPFKQRMTIATSKLIIAIIWILAVSIMCPSGVMLQVTKEQRVRIVLRSDNLTRPFYWCRENWPNQKMRKIYTTVLFANIYLAPLSLIAIMYVRIGFTLFKTTMPPLTGSRSGTGDGSSHKGGTRSMENRHSISRKKKRVIMMLLVVALLFILSWLPLWSLMMLCDYASLTEHQYRVINIYVYPLAHWLAFFNSSVNPIIYGFFNENFRRGFQAAFKFQLCSTVIERQRTYSHRIQGNAVLPANIQLPALNGSGLGRRSEVVVNGKCSCQDGACLTGRNDIKDMDLIVEGLEKVSQI